Proteins from a genomic interval of Xiphophorus maculatus strain JP 163 A chromosome 7, X_maculatus-5.0-male, whole genome shotgun sequence:
- the ndp gene encoding norrin: MKASISTGPPSGLLLVLMCCPLLGFVQSASSSSNKAGDKGHQQLVDTDPDRCMRHHFVETITHPIYKCNSKMVLLARCEGHCSHTTRSDPLISFSSVLKQPFKSFCSCCRPHTSKLKAVRLRCAGGTRITATYRYILACNCEECS, translated from the exons ATGAAAGCGTCCATCTCCACAGGCCCTCCTTCTGGACTCCTGCTGGTCCTGATGTGTTGTCCTCTGCTGGGCTTTGTCCAAtccgccagcagcagcagcaacaaggCTGGCGATAAGGGACACCAGCAGCTGGTCGACACCGACCCAGATCGCTGCATGAGGCACCACTTTGTGGAGACCATCACGCATCCCATTTACAAATGCAACTCTAAG ATGGTGTTGCTGGCGCGCTGCGAGGGCCACTGCAGCCACACCACCCGCTCAGACCCGCTCATCTCCTTCAGCTCCGTGCTCAAGCAGCCCTTCAAGAGCTTCTGCTCCTGCTGCCGACCACACACCTCCAAGCTGAAGGCGGTGAGGCTGCGCTGCGCCGGCGGGACTCGCATTACGGCCACCTACAGATACATCCTAGCCTGCAACTGCGAGGAGTGCAGCTGA